GAGAGACTCATGGCGCCCGACTAGAAAGAATCGACAATTATCGGTTGCTATGTTGGAATCTACTCGGCGCCTCTACGCTACAGGATAATCGTCCCCTCAGAAATACAGGGTAAGAAAAAAGAGCAACGATTCTGATGTCGGggagtgaaaaatgttttaattttcttcagGGAGGGTATTTGGGCGGTCTGTCGCCGCTCAGGCCCTCAAGGTCCCCGGGCCAGTAGAGCTCACATAATGCCTGAGTGGAAAAGACGCCTGTGTAGTGCAGAATGGCGACGCGGAGCAGGCAGGGTGAAGGGCAGCTAGGCCTGCTTCAAACGGCTAGCCGCCGCCGTCTCACACAAATTAGCCTCGCTCCGGGACGTGGCTTCCTTTCTTGATGTTTGGGGTCGCTTTATTTGATATAACGACAGACTTACAGCATTAGAAAACTGGGGCTGTTTATGTTAAAGCATTATAGAGAGCGTTGCGGTAAACCCACTGAGCCAACGTGATGCTAACCCGTTAGCATGTCGGCTTGTTTGTTAGCTAATGTCCCCGAATAAACAGTAACCAAGAAGACCTGAATGAATCCCGAGCAATGCACGGCTCGCTTATCCCCCAAAGTGTAAGTTTATTAAATCAGTCAAACGCTGGGATCTGTGACAGAGATACACGCATATGTATTAGTTTGGTAGCAACGTACTAAGTGACTCAAGTTCTAAAATTCACACTGGGAACAAAAACGAGGAATGCGTTTCTTGTGGCCAAGAAAAACTTGTGAAATTCAGCCCGTCGATATTAAACAGCTCAGTGGAGGCAGAGTGATGGCGTGGGATCGCTTTTCCCTCAATGTTCAATGTTGAGAGATAAAGTGATGAAATTCTGCAACCAGTGGTAACCCCACACACCCCCCGTATAAATTATGATCTCATGCTTATTTCAAAGTGTAAAACTAGAAAGACCTTAAAATTATATCCATACGGAATGAGACACAATGTTTTCACAGTTAtttaattacatattttatttgtaatcaAAGTCCAGGAGTCATGATGTCAATATCAGGACCACTGACCATGAAGTAAATCCCATAAATAACTGCCTGTGTGATAATGGTGCGACTAATTTTATATCCTGGAAAGATTTGAAAGAACCTTGTATTAAAGCCTGGtccattcaattcagtttatttatattgtgctagttcacaacacatgtcatctcaagtgaATTTACAAAGTTAGTTCTATCAAATAATATggtgactttgcagcaatccctcatgccaAGCATGCATATagtgactgtggagaggaaaacttctctttaacaggaataaatctccagcagaaccaggctcgtgtgaacggccatctgccacgactgactgggggtttgagaagacagatcaTACACAAAAAGAACACGGAAGCACTGATCAAGGATACTTTTATATgtgagaaaaaagtaaaagtctGTAGGAAATAAACACAACTAAGCAGACATgttctgagccagttttcaatTCTAGAGGGTGAAAGAGCATTGTAAAGGCTCAGCCAGTAGCCATGTATTCGAGAGAAACAGGGCTAAACTCTGTGAGATTGGACCAACTTTACCATCTAGGGGAGAACATGCAGTTGTTGGCAGCAGTCCTTCCAGTTGTAGCTATAGAAACATAGAACATAAAgtttaaagctgaaataaaagcaagagaCTAGAAATCGTTTGGAGATTTTTATTGTCTGCTTCACACCACCTTAAAGGGTAACAGAAGAAACAAGCAACTTGCCTAATGAATTGCAGTAATGACACAGAAAGACATCGGTCAAGGGTTTTTTCCACCTTCTCCATTTGGTTGAAAAGATGTAAAGTATTTCAGTTCCACAAAAAGAGCCTGGAAAGCATTGATGCTGGGTTTGCTTATGACACTGGTAACAAAGTATTAAAAGGCcttgattaaaaacacaaccaGATGAGTACATGTCATATATACGGTACATATACTCTGTAATATTTATTATATGACATTTGACAACTTTTTACTGTTTACTTTCGACGTTTTACTCTAAGGATCATCAGCCTGGCCTAATTGGgctcatcctttttttttttacggcttTCTAACATTGTAAAAGACAAATGCGAAACAGATATCAAATCACTGCATCGGCATCATATTAAAAAGAATgcttttgttggaggaaaggcgGACAGAAACCAAAGAATTTAGTCTTGGAATAATGTGGCTAAGAACTGGATTACTACCcccttaaaagaaacaaaccctgaagtttattaaaatgtattatgtcCCTTGAGATTTAAGGGCATGCCATCCTTCACTATTTATCTTCCTGTTACTTTTCTAGGTCTATGAAAGATCttcttttaacatttaagaTCTAACAGCCTTATGGCAATAAAATATTGCTTAGTTGTTTTCACCCTGAAGTGTTAAACTTGTTGGGATGTTTGCAACGTGCTTTAAAGATGAAACTTTGACCGTATCTTTTTTGGCAGCTATGGACTCAGAGGAGAATGAGGTGGAGAGCAGCAGTGATGCCGGCCCATCGGGGATGGAGGAGCCGTCTGAAAGCGGCATGGGCATGGAATCATCCGAGGCAATGTCTGCAGACAGCAGTGATACTGCTGCCTCCCACGCTCAGGCCCCAGAGTCGGACTGTCACGTGGGACAGAGCTCGGAAGGACTCGTGGTAAGGTTTTCTCCAAGTACACTTCTGGCGGAAGACCTGAAGGCATTTAAGCCATCAGAAGACAAACGTGCCGTTCGCCCTTCTTTTCCAGGTGTTCATCCCAGAGACCAGCTCCAGTACAGATGTCCGAGTTTCCTCCGTTCATCTCCCAGACTCGTCTTCCGTGGCTCAGTCCACCAGCGTGTCCAGCGTCTCCACGGTGACCCAGTCAGTGCTGGTGTCTGAGTCGGCTCAAGTGCTGGTCCACTCCAGTGCGGTGTCTGATGGAGCCATGATGGTTTCGGACTCCACTGCCTCTACCTCATCAGATCTGGGGTCTGCCATTGACAAGATCATCGAGTCCACCATCGGTCCTGATCTCATGAACGGTACTTCTGAATAACGACGTATCACTTTTTGTCCTAGAGTATTAAGCCTTGGGAAATTATTCATACCTTTAAAGCTTTTTATGTCTTGTCATGTTATAACCGCCATTGGcagtatattttattgggaatgTATGTAATAGCCTGAGAAAAAGCAGTGCGTCAGACTTGGCATTGTTaacagatttaggtctggacttggaCTGGACTATTCTAATGCATGGAAATGCTTTGATCGTTTAATTGCAGCTATGGCTGTACATTTAGGGTGGTTGTTCTGCTGAAAGATGAAACTACACCCCAGcctctgttgttttttaagctCCATCCTGAAGAAAGACATCCCCCTAGCATCATGCTGGTTCTTGCTACTTGCAGTTCAAGTTTCTCCACCAGTTTGCGTGTGACTAACAGGACTTCGtatgactttctttcaacaatgcttttattcttgccactcttccaacTAACACTTATCCTCTGTTGACATATTCTCTGACCCGAGGTCTGGATCTCTGCAGAGATGCTTAGCATCCTGGCTCTTTTCTGATTAATGCATTCCTCTCCCAGCCTTCAAGTTTAGGTGGTCAGGAATCTTTTTGTAGGTTTACTGCCGTGTTGCACCTTTAACCATTTTTTTGGTGATGGGTGACGCTCTGTGACATGTGAAGTTTTTCCCCTGACTTATCTGCAATGATTCTTGGtcttcgtgatgctgtttgttgtctaatgttctctgacaaacctctgagtCCTTAACATAACAGCTGGATTTTTGCAAGAATAAGTTGAGCAGAACTTAGTTTACTAATTATGGGACTTCTTATGGGCATTTAGTTGCGCTGGCTGTTATTTATCTGTGGGTATCAGAGTGAAGGGGGCTCGATTTAAAGTATATTTAGTAACAATCTGCATTTATAtacagattttaatttattttttaattaaaaagcataTATACTTTTCCTTCTTGCGTTGGTCCATCATGTAAAAACTCAGAATCCTGGTAATGTGTGTGACTACTGCTGGGTTTTCTATTTAAGGTTGTATAGCTGTGACCAGCGCAGAGGATGGAGGAGCAGAAACCACCCAGTACCTGATTTTACAAGGACCAGATGACGGTAAGCAAGTTTCATCATtcaatttaaatgttcttcatttaatgtttgtttgcaGAGCAGGTAAATTATCGTAATCATTATGTGGCTGCATGTCGTATGAACGTAAAGCATGGACTCCAAGTATTTCAGTCCAGCAAAAAGATCACATTTACTTTTTGGTTCTATATTCACTGCACAAAACTAAGTTGTCACACCTGTCTCTGTTATCGTTTATGTTGAAGGGGCTCCTATGGTAGCCCACATGTCGTCTTCGGCCATGTCCAACCGTGTAGCCATAGAAGCTCATGCTGACGGCCCCACATCCACCTGCCAGGATCAGGGAGACCCGCAGGGCAGTCCTGAGCCAGACCAGCCCGATGACCATCCGGGCCACTCTGGTTACAGAGAAGAGACCAGCAGCCAGCCCGACCAGCCCCAACATTCCCACCCATCCCAGTATATGGACTGCAGCGCGGACGGTCCCGACCAGACCGAAGAGTCTTCATCGTCGTTTCTGGAGTGTTCGGGAGAGGAACCCGACCAGACTCGCTCCCAGTCAGGCTTCCCTTACTACAGAGGGAATACCAGTAGCCAGGAACTGCCTGGATACGTGGAATACAGCGGAGCGGACTCAAACCCCaccagcagaagtcactacggGGTTGATTGCAGCACCGGGTATCTCCAGCGCGCAGCAGATGACAGAGAACAGCCGCATCATTCGCGCAGCTACATCGACAGCAGCGCCGACCACCGGAACCAGACGAGCCGACAGTACGCAGGGGAGTCTGGAGGGGAATGCGTTGCCGCCGCAGACTCGGAGCAGCCCGGCTGTTCGCGTTATCAAGCCAGACGTGACAACatcgacgacgacgacgacgacgatgaGCAGAACCAGGACCCGGATCAGCCGCAGCACTCTCAGCAGCAGCCACAGCACTCGTGCTACACGGAGAACAGCAACGGCCCCGAGGCGTCCTTTTATCACGATGACAGCTCCTCGTCAGACCACCCGCTGGCAGACACGGCAGGCACGAATGGCCTCCCTGAGGCGCTGGAATGTAACGAGAGCCAGCCCGGTCTGTACATCAGCAGCAGCGGCACATATGCTTCTAATCAAGAACCTGAGCTGGCCCAACAGAGCTCCCCCGGCCGAGAGGAGCCTCAGGGCTCCCACGAAGAACCTGGGTTCTCCAGGGACGTTGAGACCACGGCCGAGGCGGGGGGCTCTGGAGACCACCAACCAAACCTGGCCGAGTTAGAGGAGATGATGGAGGTGGTGATAGTGCAGCAGTTCAAGTGCAAGATGTGTCCGTACAAAAGCGTTTCCAAAGACACGCTCATCAACCACATGAGGGACAAACACTTCAAGCCTGCCGGTAAGGATCCCAGCCACGCCGTCCGCCACCGACCAAGCTGACAccgtagcagcagcagcagttttgAGTTTTCAAATTTTGTTCAGGTGACGCGCCGATGAAGCGGAAACGTGGGCGACCCCCTAAAAGCGAGACGCTGGCTCGTCAAAAAGCAGAGCGGGAGGAGGCGGAACGGAGGAGGGCAGAGGAGGCGAAGGCTGCCGTCAAACCGCAGCCGGAAGAAGAAGAGGATGATGATATCGTCGACGCTGGTGCCATGGATGACCCAGAAGGTGAGTGAGAAAAGGTTTTCTGTTGACATCATGCAGATATCCTCCCGTCTTTGAGTAGTTCATAGAATTTACATTTACAGCGTCTGTGCGTTTTACCAGCATTTTATCAAGTAGACCAGAACAGAATAGCATGTGCGCGTGAAGTGGACAGAAAAACGTgattttcaaaagttttttcaAACAAATATCTGTAAGGTGTGGCAAGCCGTTGTATTTAGCTCTGTTGTACCTCTGGCTGTATATGTAGGGAAGGTGAactagctcctccagagttaccgtggaCCTGCATTTCTGACCAATGCTCTCCCTGCGTGTCCTATCAGTTTAGGCGGATGATCTGTATTTAAGCTAAGATTACAATTACACACAGCTAAGCCAAGCCAGCTTTATTTACTTTGCAAGCAATAAGTAGCGGGTTGAACATAAAGACattgtaaataaaacagaaggaaaTACTGAAAAGTAGAGTAAAACACACGTGAAAGTATccttaaaagtaaacaaactcaggaaaacaaaaaaaccagaatcctatacactgcaaaaacggatctaaaaataagtaaaatgttcttatagttcatgtatttatccttgatttgagcattatctgccaatggaatgagtattttgacccctaaaataagataattagacatcctgcacttgaaataagatgacggagatgtttaagtgcaaaaatctttttccattggcaaatcatcttctttaacctgctcaaatcaaggacaaatacactaattttaagaacatttaacttatttttagtcccatttttgcagtgtagtgggTCAAACGGCAACGCAAAGAGCTGGGTCTTCAGGTCAGATTTAAATTTGTTATTAGGGGAAGTATGGTGACAGCAATTAATTGTTCACAATTTTATTCATTGATGTCTGAGTAAAGCAAGTTAAATGAAAATGCACAGCACACTTGCCTTATTtatatttagaaacattttgaaatacaATATATCAAATTCTCTTTACCAGTGTGTGCTATGTTCTGTTGGTGTGTCGCACATGAGCTCAAAATACGttgaagtttgtgatttttaattttgcaaaaTGTGCGAAAAGTTGAAGtgctgtgaatatttttgcgAGGCATGATAACCTTGACGATGCTCTTCCGTCTAACTCCAGAGGATAGCGATTACAGCCCAGTAGATCAGAACATCAAAGGAAGACCTTCAACTTGTCTGAAGAACCCCTCTACGCCCATATCCTCCTCTTCTCAGAGGTTTCCTCGGCGAAAGGTCGGCCGCCCGAGGAAATACAACATTTATGACGAAGGCAACAGCAGCAAAGGTGAGACACTGGTTTCATAACATGACTTCAACCTTTTAGATCACTGTCAGTTCCTTCCTCATTGTCCGATGTTTGTCACAGAGGCGGAAAGCGTTTCCAAGCGGTCCAGACCTAGTGGGGATCCCTCTGCATCCGAGGAGGCGAGCTCTTCCGGGTTGGGCCAGGTTCTGGTTGGAGAGATTAAAGAGTATACAGTTGAGGTAGCAATTAGCCAATCGGACTCTGAGAACAAAGACCCTTCATCAAACTCCCAACCAGAGGAGGAGTTCCTCCCGAGGAAACGCGGCAGACCATCTAAACGCTTCCTACGCAAGAAATATAGGAAATATATAAATCGCAAGTAAGCACCAAAGTATTTCCATGTTTTCATTAGCGgtgcaaaaaaaaccccacacaAATAGGTAATTTGTCTTCATTGTGTTCCAGTCGGTACTATAAATCCCTCAAACCTCTGTTGAGACCCCACAACTGCTGGATCTGCGGCTCACGCTTCCTGACTCAGGAGGACCTGCGCTTTCATGTGGACTCGCATGAAGGGAATGACCCGGAGCGCTTCAAGTGCCTGCAGTGCAGCTATCGCTGTAAGCGCTGGTCTTCACTGAAGGTCTGTAGAAACAAAGCAAGTCGCAATCCCAATATTATCCCAATAATTTACAATCACAGatacttttcattattttttttttttttttttttacaggaacaCATGTTCAATCACGAGGGGAAAAAGCCGTTCAAATGCGAAGAGTGTGATTACTCAAGTGTTTACAATAAAGATGTCCTTCGACACTCAATAGTTCACAGCAAAGAGAAGTAATTAACTTGtttaacaaatttaaaatcaacatttcCCATCTTTTCTGAGATTGCAACTAATTAgatctttattattttacaggaaaagaaaaaaagagttggTGAGTAATATTTAGCATGCTCTTCAGAGTGCTTGTCTGAGATCTTCGACTGAAAGGGAAACATCTGTGTGAGATGTAAAGCCGACTGTTAAGTGCTTTAAAGATCCCTAACGCCCCTGAAAGTAACTTACTAAGGCAATACATTTTCCCCTGATCAGgaaataaaattcttaaaaaaaggCTCATATATAATTTGTTATATTTCTGTCCAGTGAGTGAATATTATGTAAAACACTTTACATAATATTATTGACAGAATGACATCAGACGGTTATTAAGCATAATATAAAAGAAGattataaaaacacaaaggatGATAAATATAAAGGAGCTTTTGGTGccaatatacatttttaaatatcccTGACTGAGAGGCctttaagagttttttttaaatgtgttaatatCTTTGTAAATATAAGTAATGTTGTTGCTGGTCAATGATTCTGTTTAGCACCATTGACATATGTTGCATGAATAGCACCCTTAATCTACCCCATAGGCTAATAAAAAGATTGTAAATTAAGTATATTGTCAAATACTGCCCAGactattagaaaaaaacagaaatgcaaatTTTGTTTGGCACTTAATAATAAACTGTGAATCAGCTACCAACTTGAATCAGAAAACTTGTTCAAGGTGTAACTGAGAAAATCTCTGTTTGGCCTCTTGACGCCCCGCAGGACGTGCCGCCCGGGGCAGAAAGCCCCGATTTCTAAAGTTGCCACTGTTTAGGATTAATGTCACTGCTGCTAGTTTCCATTTTAGTGGGAAGGTCTTTTCGTTTCCATAGCTCTGTGTTATTTAACAGCAACATGGTTATTGTTTTCATTCCTGCAGGCTCCCAAGGTGTTGGAGTTCCCCTGCCCTGTGTGCAGCAAGGTGTACCCCATGCAAAAGAGACTGACCCAGCACATGAAAACCCACAGCTCAGAGAAACCACACATGTGTGACAAGGTCTGGGGAATTTTCTTTTCCACAGTTTAgcaaaaattgttttaatgcCACAATCTTCTGCGTGCAAAGAGGAtttcttgttcatttttttggtttgttttctgcAGTGTGGCAAATCCTTCAAGAAGAGGTACACATTCAAGATGCACTTGTTGACCCACATCCAAAGTCTCGGAGACAAGTCAGTATTTAAATCTTCCCTTTCTCAGCCattcttctttgctttttcacaAGCAAAAttgcaacagaaaaacaataacaattcaAATATATGTTTGTGTGCGCAACCATGttcaaataaagctgattctgatttatatatatatatatatatatatatatatatatatatatatatatatatatatatatatatatatatatatatatatatatatatatatatatatatatatattttttttttttaaattcatgttCATGTGCTTTTTCCAGGTTTAAGTGTGAGTTTTGCGACTTTACGTGTGAAAACAAGAAGCAGCTGCTGAACCATCAGCTCTCCCACACCAACGACAGGCCCTTCAAGTGTGACTACTGTAAATATTCCACGTCCAAAGAGGAGTTCCTGGTCTCACACATGGCCATCAAACACACAGGTTGGCATCTGAGTCAAGATCTCCTGGCCTCTTTACGTTTCACCCTCTGCGATGTTCAgtgttattgtgtgtgtctctctgcagGGGAAAAACCGTTCTCTTGTGACATGTGTCACTTCACCACCAAACACACGAAGAACCTGCGTCTCCATGTGCAGTGTCGCCACCCGGAGGCCTTTGAGGAGTGGTCACTGGCTCACCCCGAGGAGCCAGTGAGAAGACGGCGGAAACCCTTCTTCACCCTGCAGCAGATCGAGGACCTCAAACAACAGCATAACGACAATCCAACATCACCGAACACTATAGTGAGTCCATTTCAGGTGTTTTTAGTACCCGGAACACGTCTCTTTGCTTTTTACTCcgttttggtcatttttccaacTTCTTTCTTTAGATTACTGTGGATCCTGAGACGCTACAAGCTATGCAGCGCATTGAAAAAGCTTCAGTGACCCAGGATGCATTGGGAAATACAACTATCATCTATGAACATGGTCAGGTAGTATTTAGTAAGACACTTTTCTAGtatttatgtgatagactaacTTAATGTTTTGCCTAAATCTCTTCCTCAGATGAATCTGGTGGTCTGACTGCTCAAAATGCCTTGGATCTGTTGCTAAACATGAGCAATGCTCGGGAAGTTGTTGGAGACTCTTTGCAGGTTTGTCAAAATTTGTAATTTTACTCGCGTAGAAAACATTCAGAATAATGCTTAGCAGAGGTATGCATACCTTCCCAAATGTCCCCAAAGCTTGTCAAGTTTCATGCACAGACGTCAATAAAtttagtgggattttatgtatTAGGATGGATATTCACGAGCTTGTCATGTTTAGACTGACACATTTcccattctttgcaaaatagctcaagttcTGTCAGAATGGATAAAAAGTGCTTGTGAGCatcaacattttaaagttatgCCACACCTGGGTTGGATTCAGGTCTTGGGTTTGATCAGACCATAACATGCTTTAATCATGACCCTCCCACTGCATCTCTCGCTGTATTGCCGTGATGGAAGGTGGACCTCCATCCCAGTCCAATTAATTTTGCAGACTCTTTCAAGTTTACCTAgctttttttagctttatccATGTT
The genomic region above belongs to Fundulus heteroclitus isolate FHET01 unplaced genomic scaffold, MU-UCD_Fhet_4.1 scaffold_614, whole genome shotgun sequence and contains:
- the LOC105931777 gene encoding zinc finger protein 335, yielding MDSEENEVESSSDAGPSGMEEPSESGMGMESSEAMSADSSDTAASHAQAPESDCHVGQSSEGLVVFIPETSSSTDVRVSSVHLPDSSSVAQSTSVSSVSTVTQSVLVSESAQVLVHSSAVSDGAMMVSDSTASTSSDLGSAIDKIIESTIGPDLMNGCIAVTSAEDGGAETTQYLILQGPDDGAPMVAHMSSSAMSNRVAIEAHADGPTSTCQDQGDPQGSPEPDQPDDHPGHSGYREETSSQPDQPQHSHPSQYMDCSADGPDQTEESSSSFLECSGEEPDQTRSQSGFPYYRGNTSSQELPGYVEYSGADSNPTSRSHYGVDCSTGYLQRAADDREQPHHSRSYIDSSADHRNQTSRQYAGESGGECVAAADSEQPGCSRYQARRDNIDDDDDDDEQNQDPDQPQHSQQQPQHSCYTENSNGPEASFYHDDSSSSDHPLADTAGTNGLPEALECNESQPGLYISSSGTYASNQEPELAQQSSPGREEPQGSHEEPGFSRDVETTAEAGGSGDHQPNLAELEEMMEVVIVQQFKCKMCPYKSVSKDTLINHMRDKHFKPAGDAPMKRKRGRPPKSETLARQKAEREEAERRRAEEAKAAVKPQPEEEEDDDIVDAGAMDDPEEDSDYSPVDQNIKGRPSTCLKNPSTPISSSSQRFPRRKVGRPRKYNIYDEGNSSKEAESVSKRSRPSGDPSASEEASSSGLGQVLVGEIKEYTVEVAISQSDSENKDPSSNSQPEEEFLPRKRGRPSKRFLRKKYRKYINRNRYYKSLKPLLRPHNCWICGSRFLTQEDLRFHVDSHEGNDPERFKCLQCSYRCKRWSSLKEHMFNHEGKKPFKCEECDYSSVYNKDVLRHSIVHSKEKKRKKELAPKVLEFPCPVCSKVYPMQKRLTQHMKTHSSEKPHMCDKCGKSFKKRYTFKMHLLTHIQSLGDKFKCEFCDFTCENKKQLLNHQLSHTNDRPFKCDYCKYSTSKEEFLVSHMAIKHTGEKPFSCDMCHFTTKHTKNLRLHVQCRHPEAFEEWSLAHPEEPVRRRRKPFFTLQQIEDLKQQHNDNPTSPNTIITVDPETLQAMQRIEKASVTQDALGNTTIIYEHDESGGLTAQNALDLLLNMSNAREVVGDSLQVAVLKSEGSEVERAAVSAVTVAPCQGQKIMTFHVSENGEAVLQEAYEAATSESGELTHIAIGTYEDGGEFSVVEESAGEIHSPAYSVDESSQGLEVSASENLKSDKYYLTSALADGVLQQVELSSEAPASPTAVSSPSTKRFSCRICMESFNGRSDMENHKRAHLDPNTFKCPDCDFTSTSWPEVKSHMGMHSYLRPHKCPSCSFASKNKKDLRRHMMTHTNEKPFTCKHCGQRFNRNGHLKFHMERLHSQDHPTRKSLRNASQQTIIVNSDEEALATLQSLQAHQTAITPERLQALSQDHIIVSQEQTLSDQEEGSYIQQITTIDGQTVQHLMTGDNQVAEVQYIISQDGVEHIVPQEYVVVADGNHIQMPDGQVIQYEHEQPIAVSHDGQIQYVPISSEAHMVNAEDLEAVAHSAVTAVADAAMGQTQTLYTEATPEQLEQLQQQGIPYDVITFTNE